A genomic stretch from Deltaproteobacteria bacterium includes:
- the queE gene encoding 7-carboxy-7-deazaguanine synthase, translating into MPYTIKEIFYSLQGEGAQTGRAAVFCRFTGCNLWSGREEDRDKAICQFCDTDFIGTNGPGGGIFQNPMDLAQAVRDKFPAMASKRISPLVVCTGGEPLLQMDEALVSAFHTLGFEVAIETNGTLLPPAGIDWICVSPKAGAECKLRSGDELKLVFPQEGIDPEDFESLNFKVFFLQPKDGPAIKQNTRLAVRYCLEHPQWRLGLQIHKLLGIR; encoded by the coding sequence ATGCCTTATACCATAAAAGAAATTTTTTACTCTCTCCAGGGCGAAGGAGCCCAAACCGGCCGGGCAGCGGTGTTTTGCCGTTTTACCGGCTGCAACCTTTGGTCCGGCAGGGAAGAAGATCGGGATAAGGCGATCTGTCAATTTTGCGATACGGATTTTATAGGAACTAATGGACCTGGGGGCGGAATATTTCAAAATCCCATGGATTTGGCTCAAGCCGTAAGAGATAAGTTCCCCGCCATGGCTTCAAAGCGGATAAGCCCCCTGGTAGTCTGCACCGGAGGGGAACCTTTGCTTCAAATGGACGAGGCCCTGGTCTCCGCTTTTCACACCCTCGGCTTCGAGGTGGCCATTGAGACCAATGGCACCCTCCTGCCGCCGGCTGGTATAGACTGGATCTGCGTCAGTCCCAAAGCCGGGGCGGAATGCAAACTTAGATCCGGGGATGAGCTGAAACTGGTTTTTCCACAAGAAGGAATCGATCCGGAGGATTTTGAATCTTTGAATTTTAAGGTTTTTTTTTTACAGCCCAAAGACGGTCCGGCTATTAAACAAAATACCCGGCTGGCCGTGCGGTATTGTCTCGAACACCCTCAATGGCGTCTCGGTTTGCAGATACATAAGTTGCTTGGAATTCGCTGA
- the queC gene encoding 7-cyano-7-deazaguanine synthase QueC produces the protein MDHQKSKAVILLSGGLDSSTTLAVAKSQNYALYALTFRYGQRHQTEIEAARRIANHLNVVEHKIFDVGLDQFGGSALTAEIEIPKDRGLEEISTDIPITYVPARNTIFLALALAWAEVLGARDIFIGVNALDYSGYPDCRPEFIEAFEQMANLGTKAGVEGRGFKIHTPLIKLNKAQIIKKGLELGVDFSLTSTCYDPSPEGMACGKCDACLLRLKGFAEAGIEDPGKYQRT, from the coding sequence ATGGACCATCAGAAATCTAAGGCGGTCATTCTGCTTAGCGGGGGGCTGGATTCCTCCACCACCCTGGCCGTGGCCAAGAGTCAGAACTATGCCCTTTATGCGTTGACCTTTCGATACGGCCAGCGTCATCAGACAGAAATCGAAGCCGCCAGGCGGATCGCCAATCACCTGAATGTTGTCGAACATAAAATCTTTGATGTGGGCCTGGATCAATTTGGCGGTTCTGCCTTAACGGCTGAGATTGAAATACCCAAAGATCGCGGTCTGGAAGAGATCTCAACCGATATCCCGATTACCTATGTCCCGGCCCGCAATACCATCTTTCTGGCCCTGGCCCTGGCCTGGGCCGAAGTTCTGGGGGCCCGTGATATTTTTATCGGTGTCAATGCCCTGGATTACAGCGGCTATCCCGATTGCCGGCCGGAGTTTATCGAGGCCTTTGAGCAAATGGCCAATCTGGGTACCAAAGCCGGAGTCGAAGGCCGGGGATTTAAAATCCATACTCCTCTTATTAAGTTAAATAAGGCCCAGATCATTAAAAAAGGGCTGGAATTGGGTGTGGATTTCAGTTTAACCAGCACTTGTTATGATCCTTCCCCGGAAGGAATGGCCTGCGGTAAATGTGATGCCTGCCTGCTGAGACTTAAAGGGTTTGCCGAAGCGGGAATTGAGGATCCGGGCAAATATCAGCGGACATAA